In Humulus lupulus chromosome 7, drHumLupu1.1, whole genome shotgun sequence, the following are encoded in one genomic region:
- the LOC133790733 gene encoding barwin-like, which yields MSKLSILVLVLVVLAIGGATAEQCGSQAGGVKCPNGLCCSKFGWCGNTFDYCSPQAGCQSNCWGGPTPGPSPPSGSETVVRATYHFYNPAENNWDLRAVSAFCSTWDADKPFSWRSKYGWTAFCGPSGPRGRDSCGKCLRLRNTRTGATITARIVDQCSNGGLDLDFNTIFKPLDTDGFGFQQGSLQVGYTFVDCGNELSDDEHHHPLSSIIEEKTQGF from the exons GGTGGAGCTACGGCCGAGCAATGCGGAAGCCAAGCGGGCGGCGTCAAATGCCCGAACGGGCTGTGCTGCAGCAAATTCGGGTGGTGTGGCAACACCTTCGATTACTGCTCGCCCCAAGCTGGGTGCCAGAGCAATTGTTGGGGTGGCCCAACACCTGGACCAAGCCCACCTAGCGGCAGTGAAACTGTTGTACGAGCCACATACCATTTCTACAATCCAGCAGAGAACAACTGGGACTTGAGGGCTGTTAGTGCTTTTTGCTCTACTTGGGATGCCGATAAGCCTTTCTCATGGCGCAGCAAATATGGTTGGACTGCCTTCTGTGGACCATCCGGACCTAGGGGCCGTGACTCTTGTGGAAAGTGTTTGAGG CTTAGGAATACAAGAACTGGGGCAACCATAACAGCAAGGATTGTGGATCAGTGCAGCAATGGGGGCCTAGATTTGGACTTTAACACTATATTTAAGCCATTAGACACTGATGGATTTGGATTTCAACAGGGTTCTCTCCAAGTGGGCTACACATTTGTCGACTGTGGTAATGAGCTTAGTGATGATGAGCACCATCACCCTCTGAGCTCCATTATTGAGGAGAAAACTCAAGGGTTTTAA